A single window of Syntrophorhabdaceae bacterium DNA harbors:
- a CDS encoding HAMP domain-containing sensor histidine kinase, whose amino-acid sequence MKLRSTYTKIFLSFLVVFFMTEILVFLLFIMVPARHFAVRFEELVKSKVQSVKGIAEDKIVSSPDTELSKNVLLKEFVSDFARISGAEVWLTGNDGRLVLKSFSGELPSLPEASGQARPRSYRFFRLYALREFDMHTVIPLSPWGRHVGDLHILFKRPPSSAPSRLFAVGLFMIGAIAALAAMPVSGLITRRVGQLRRRVGQLRLSAALIAEGDLSHRVVVRGEDEISDLARTFNDMADKVEGMIRGGKELTANISHELRAPLTRIRIAEELLHEKAGEGVLDARDLTEHLDGIREDIDELDALIGRILDLSKLQMGQSPLRLEPVDPSDLTSELLEKFHPVVERKGLHVAAELSRGASFLTDKETLRVALTNVLDNAIKFCPDGKDIFVEVAWKPNTTELRFRNTSEEFSPEELSRMFDPFYRLKRSAAMGSGLGLTIARKAIERLGGTIEAANTNGGLEIIIVLPRQ is encoded by the coding sequence GTGAAGCTCAGGTCGACCTATACAAAGATATTTCTGTCCTTTCTTGTGGTTTTCTTCATGACGGAGATCCTCGTCTTCCTTCTCTTCATCATGGTTCCTGCGCGACATTTTGCGGTACGATTCGAAGAGCTCGTCAAGTCAAAGGTTCAGTCGGTCAAAGGGATTGCGGAGGATAAAATCGTATCCTCTCCTGATACTGAATTATCCAAGAATGTCCTCCTCAAGGAATTTGTTTCAGATTTCGCCAGGATTTCCGGCGCAGAGGTATGGCTCACAGGAAATGACGGCAGGCTGGTGCTTAAATCTTTTTCCGGCGAACTCCCATCTCTGCCGGAAGCCTCGGGACAGGCCCGTCCCCGCAGTTACAGGTTCTTCAGACTCTATGCCTTGAGGGAATTCGATATGCATACGGTTATTCCTTTGAGCCCTTGGGGAAGACACGTGGGAGACCTCCACATTCTCTTCAAGAGACCGCCATCTTCTGCGCCCAGCCGCCTTTTTGCCGTGGGTCTATTCATGATAGGCGCAATCGCCGCCCTGGCCGCAATGCCTGTTTCAGGGCTTATCACCAGACGGGTGGGGCAGCTCCGTAGACGGGTGGGGCAGCTCCGTTTGTCCGCCGCTCTGATCGCGGAAGGGGACCTCTCTCATCGGGTCGTTGTCCGGGGTGAGGACGAGATTAGCGACCTTGCGCGGACGTTTAACGACATGGCGGACAAGGTCGAAGGTATGATAAGAGGCGGAAAAGAGCTTACCGCAAATATATCCCATGAGCTGCGAGCGCCGCTCACAAGAATTCGGATTGCGGAAGAACTGCTTCACGAGAAGGCGGGAGAGGGAGTTCTGGACGCAAGGGATCTTACCGAACACCTCGACGGGATTCGGGAAGACATAGACGAGCTCGACGCACTCATCGGTCGTATCCTGGACTTGTCGAAGCTTCAGATGGGACAGTCTCCGCTCAGGCTTGAACCGGTCGATCCATCTGATCTTACAAGCGAGTTGCTCGAGAAATTCCATCCTGTCGTGGAACGAAAAGGCCTTCATGTTGCCGCCGAGCTCTCACGGGGTGCTTCCTTTCTTACCGATAAGGAGACGCTGCGCGTGGCGCTCACAAACGTTCTCGATAACGCAATTAAATTCTGTCCTGATGGAAAAGACATTTTCGTAGAGGTGGCGTGGAAGCCGAATACGACGGAGTTGAGGTTCAGGAATACCTCCGAGGAGTTCTCCCCTGAGGAGCTTTCCCGCATGTTCGATCCTTTTTACCGCCTGAAACGATCCGCCGCCATGGGCTCGGGATTGGGTCTCACCATCGCCAGGAAAGCTATTGAAAGACTCGGTGGCACGATTGAAGCGGCAAATACGAACGGAGGACTTGAGATCATCATAGTTCTGCCGCGCCAATGA
- a CDS encoding response regulator produces MQKGVTFVANRVLIIDDDEKLRKLLGEYLKDHGFHVRCLADGVDVPGILSTDLPDLVILDIMLPGKDGLEVLKEVRKDYGRLPVIMLTARGDDTDRIVGLELGADDYLPKPFNPRELLARIKAVLRRSIHSETDGDEQIRHTTINAAGISLNTAKQTVTVEGREMELSTAEFRILEVLMKNPNTVMSRDQLMTLARGRDFTAFDRSIDVHISKLRSKVEVDPGAPRRIKTIWGTGYMLVDSR; encoded by the coding sequence ATGCAAAAAGGGGTGACATTCGTGGCAAACAGGGTTCTAATCATTGATGATGATGAAAAGCTGCGCAAGCTTCTTGGAGAGTACTTGAAAGATCACGGATTCCATGTCAGATGCCTGGCCGACGGTGTCGATGTGCCGGGCATCCTGTCCACGGATTTACCCGATCTCGTCATACTGGATATCATGCTGCCGGGAAAAGACGGATTGGAAGTGCTCAAAGAGGTGAGGAAGGACTATGGTCGGCTGCCCGTTATCATGCTTACAGCCAGGGGGGACGACACTGACCGTATCGTGGGGCTCGAACTGGGCGCAGACGATTACCTGCCGAAGCCGTTCAATCCCAGAGAGCTTCTTGCCAGGATCAAGGCAGTCCTCAGAAGATCCATCCATTCAGAGACAGACGGGGACGAACAGATCCGCCATACTACCATCAATGCTGCAGGGATTTCCCTGAATACGGCAAAGCAGACCGTTACCGTGGAAGGCAGGGAAATGGAACTGTCCACCGCGGAGTTCAGGATTCTGGAGGTGCTCATGAAAAACCCGAACACGGTGATGAGTCGCGACCAGCTCATGACGCTCGCCCGCGGTCGTGATTTCACGGCCTTCGACAGAAGTATCGATGTTCATATCAGCAAGCTTAGATCCAAAGTGGAGGTTGACCCCGGAGCACCCAGGCGAATAAAGACCATCTGGGGCACGGGCTATATGCTGGTGGATTCTCGGTGA
- a CDS encoding Spy/CpxP family protein refolding chaperone: MKIRKRFAVFGSMVGIILVLMVAGIAVAGCGQNSGPFAGWFHRFHVSDRDMSGFILKRLDRKIKELSLTPTQKTKYDEFRAQLKAQMLAAKEDRKQFKEAVRDALAKESPDVAMLTAMMKKKIESASVTLQADLDLFASFYSTLDQGQKQKVIAGIQKRIAARDACREEGQ, encoded by the coding sequence ATGAAGATACGAAAACGTTTCGCGGTTTTTGGAAGTATGGTAGGTATAATTCTCGTCTTAATGGTCGCGGGCATAGCCGTGGCGGGCTGCGGTCAGAATTCCGGCCCGTTCGCCGGATGGTTCCATCGCTTTCACGTATCCGACCGAGATATGTCTGGCTTCATATTGAAACGGCTTGACCGTAAGATCAAGGAACTGAGTCTGACCCCCACTCAGAAAACAAAGTACGATGAGTTCCGGGCACAGCTGAAAGCACAAATGCTCGCTGCGAAAGAGGACAGAAAACAGTTCAAAGAGGCTGTTCGCGATGCACTTGCCAAAGAATCACCCGACGTTGCGATGCTCACCGCCATGATGAAGAAGAAGATCGAAAGCGCTTCCGTAACCCTGCAGGCCGATCTCGACCTTTTCGCATCCTTCTATTCAACCCTCGACCAGGGCCAAAAGCAAAAGGTCATTGCCGGGATTCAGAAAAGGATCGCTGCCAGAGATGCGTGTCGGGAGGAGGGACAATGA
- a CDS encoding flavodoxin domain-containing protein has translation MRDFTRREFMRAGAIYAGCAAGLLVLGGKALSAQKANAAGADFAESSCKSKDRTGKKILVTYASRYGTTGAVAEAIGRTLCDAGFDVDTRPAKHVEDVGRYGAVVVGSAVIRASWLPDTLEFIRKNRDALARMPVAYFLTCITLHEDNAETRKLARTYMEPTLKAAPDVQPVDMGFFAGALDFSKLNMVVRMMMKAKGAPEGDFRNWNAIRSWTEGLVVALNRLNTMP, from the coding sequence ATGAGAGATTTCACGAGGAGAGAATTCATGCGTGCCGGGGCGATATATGCCGGGTGCGCTGCAGGCTTGCTTGTGCTCGGCGGCAAGGCCCTCTCGGCACAAAAGGCAAATGCGGCCGGAGCCGATTTTGCCGAGTCGAGCTGCAAGTCCAAAGACAGAACAGGTAAAAAGATTCTTGTCACGTACGCGAGCCGCTATGGGACAACCGGCGCAGTGGCAGAGGCGATCGGACGAACGCTCTGTGATGCGGGCTTCGACGTGGACACACGCCCCGCTAAACATGTGGAGGACGTGGGGCGGTATGGCGCAGTTGTAGTCGGAAGCGCGGTAATCAGGGCATCGTGGCTACCCGACACCCTGGAGTTCATTCGAAAAAACCGCGACGCTCTCGCTAGAATGCCGGTCGCTTATTTCCTTACCTGCATCACCCTTCACGAAGACAACGCGGAGACCAGAAAGCTTGCCAGGACTTACATGGAACCCACGCTCAAGGCCGCGCCGGATGTACAGCCCGTGGACATGGGGTTCTTCGCCGGCGCCCTCGACTTTAGCAAACTGAACATGGTGGTTCGGATGATGATGAAGGCCAAAGGGGCACCGGAGGGAGATTTCAGGAACTGGAACGCAATCAGGTCGTGGACAGAGGGTCTCGTCGTGGCTCTTAACAGGCTAAACACGATGCCCTGA
- a CDS encoding cation transporter, translating into MAETTVKIEGMSCQHCVMAVKKALGGVPAVIESDVQIGSARVKYDESKTKETDIKSAIEKAGYKVIK; encoded by the coding sequence ATGGCAGAAACGACCGTGAAGATCGAAGGCATGAGCTGTCAGCACTGTGTAATGGCGGTGAAAAAGGCTTTGGGAGGCGTTCCGGCGGTGATTGAGAGTGACGTACAAATAGGAAGCGCGCGTGTAAAGTACGACGAATCAAAAACGAAAGAAACAGACATTAAGAGCGCTATCGAAAAGGCGGGTTACAAGGTCATCAAATAG
- a CDS encoding RlmE family RNA methyltransferase codes for MGKFVVKDRFYNKAKQEGFRARSAYKLKEIQDKFHLIKKGDKVLDLGCAPGSFLQILSGIIGERGHAFGVDILPTPPLPAANVSTTSADIRAVDVKNVLADLSLDHFDVITCDIAPNLSGIRDVDNANIENLFEAVLKIVREGVKPGGTFIFKSFFTGTLKNITVELQKVFGKVSLYKPTASRSASAEVYLICTGKK; via the coding sequence ATGGGTAAGTTCGTCGTTAAGGACCGTTTCTACAATAAAGCCAAACAAGAGGGGTTCCGGGCACGCAGCGCCTACAAGCTCAAAGAAATTCAGGACAAATTTCACCTGATAAAGAAGGGCGACAAGGTACTCGACCTGGGATGCGCGCCGGGAAGCTTTCTTCAGATCCTCTCCGGCATTATCGGCGAACGCGGGCATGCCTTTGGCGTCGACATTCTGCCCACGCCCCCGTTGCCTGCCGCGAATGTCAGTACGACTTCAGCCGATATCCGGGCGGTAGATGTCAAAAACGTTCTCGCCGATCTGTCTCTCGATCATTTCGACGTGATTACCTGCGATATCGCCCCGAACCTCTCCGGTATCAGGGACGTTGATAACGCCAATATTGAAAACCTCTTCGAGGCCGTGCTGAAAATAGTGCGTGAAGGCGTAAAGCCCGGTGGAACTTTTATCTTCAAATCCTTTTTTACGGGAACACTGAAAAATATTACGGTAGAACTACAGAAAGTATTTGGAAAGGTTTCCCTCTATAAACCAACAGCCTCCCGGAGTGCAAGCGCCGAGGTCTACCTCATCTGCACGGGGAAAAAATAG
- a CDS encoding UbiA family prenyltransferase, which produces MQNQGLRFSISYVKSMRLYYGFVTGIAGWIGVSYYKFCEPDQFHVGRGILILIVLFLSWGVNQIVNDYMGLAEDRINAPNRPMVTGELNPSLAIGISFLLTVGMLGLSWQLNPWSIIPVILGVILNIVYEYAKAWSLVGNGVFGLAISMATAYGFLASGPLPEPLFTKNRIAAMILVIILNGLMTYYTYFKDVRGDRRAGKKTFIVRHGLRVARSTGIAGAFLPTAVYLFFLIAKWMPSSDILFMEHFVFCGVITIFLQLWTAVLYFKYPYGERTYFSLVTNIRACVAGQVAIIAIFNGTLALYLLCGSYVFIGFLFDLYRDARS; this is translated from the coding sequence ATGCAGAATCAAGGCTTGCGGTTCTCAATTTCATATGTAAAGTCCATGCGTCTATACTACGGCTTTGTGACAGGTATAGCCGGGTGGATCGGCGTCTCCTACTATAAATTTTGTGAACCGGACCAATTTCATGTGGGCAGGGGTATTCTTATCCTGATCGTGCTTTTTCTCAGCTGGGGCGTCAACCAGATTGTCAATGACTACATGGGACTTGCCGAAGATCGTATTAACGCGCCCAATCGTCCGATGGTGACCGGCGAATTGAATCCCTCCCTGGCCATTGGTATTTCGTTCTTACTGACCGTTGGAATGCTCGGTCTCTCCTGGCAACTTAACCCGTGGTCTATTATCCCCGTTATCCTGGGGGTTATCCTGAACATAGTTTACGAATACGCCAAGGCCTGGTCCCTGGTAGGAAACGGGGTATTCGGGTTAGCCATAAGCATGGCCACCGCGTATGGCTTTCTCGCCTCGGGCCCGCTCCCTGAGCCTCTTTTTACGAAGAACAGAATAGCCGCCATGATACTCGTGATAATCCTCAACGGGCTTATGACCTACTATACATACTTTAAGGACGTGAGAGGAGACAGGAGAGCGGGAAAAAAGACGTTTATCGTACGACACGGGCTGAGAGTGGCCAGATCAACAGGTATCGCCGGGGCTTTCCTGCCCACAGCGGTATACCTCTTTTTTCTGATAGCAAAATGGATGCCTTCAAGTGATATCCTCTTTATGGAACATTTTGTATTTTGCGGTGTCATAACGATATTCCTGCAGCTATGGACGGCCGTACTCTACTTCAAATATCCCTATGGTGAACGAACATACTTCAGCCTCGTCACAAATATAAGGGCCTGCGTGGCAGGACAGGTAGCTATTATCGCCATATTTAACGGAACTCTGGCGCTCTATTTGCTCTGTGGAAGTTACGTCTTCATAGGATTTCTCTTCGATCTTTACAGGGATGCCAGGTCGTAA
- a CDS encoding radical SAM protein, translating into MKRDSSRYITGFRKAILYTYISLSVMLKYLTRPALFQWSLRAFCLFLLRSFRLLLAFRHHKAVRVEGGYKLDLYLPAFPSKAFFSALEGKVIRKPPSPVTVVFSTTKACQYRCSHCYQRKDENADMDETLMVDTAKALQEMGVAMFDIEGGEPFLRYSRLLSLIKSLDERSELWVNTTGAGIKSGMLEELKKYGLFGLMISIHSPDPKNHDALTGVEGSFDLACKTVGQCRAVGLTAAINSVLSEEEVRIGGLDRLMFLARKLDADFVQLIHPKPAGMWLGHKQGMQTDPGLIAFIQQEHIRYNSHRYADYPSLSAQVFEESEKTFGCTSGGIDRFYVNASGEIQPCEFLNISFGNVRDEPLTTVFARMRSAYTEPCCDWLCVSQGENIYHLMERYETHVTPLPWTIVSKLVKEWHRGKPTPLYEKLGIYR; encoded by the coding sequence ATGAAACGAGACAGCTCACGGTATATTACAGGTTTCAGAAAAGCAATCCTCTACACATACATCAGTCTCAGCGTCATGCTCAAATATCTAACGCGACCGGCGCTCTTTCAATGGTCTCTGAGAGCGTTCTGTCTGTTTCTACTCAGGTCTTTCCGGCTCCTTCTCGCATTCCGACACCACAAGGCGGTCCGCGTGGAGGGCGGCTATAAACTCGATCTCTACCTGCCCGCATTTCCGTCCAAGGCCTTCTTTTCCGCGCTTGAGGGCAAGGTTATTCGTAAACCTCCATCCCCTGTCACAGTAGTCTTCTCAACTACCAAGGCCTGTCAATACAGGTGTTCTCATTGCTACCAGCGCAAAGATGAAAACGCGGATATGGATGAGACACTTATGGTCGATACGGCAAAAGCCCTTCAGGAAATGGGTGTAGCCATGTTCGACATTGAAGGAGGAGAGCCTTTTTTACGTTATTCCCGTCTCCTTTCCCTGATCAAGAGTCTCGATGAACGGTCCGAATTGTGGGTCAACACAACAGGGGCGGGCATAAAATCCGGCATGCTCGAAGAACTGAAAAAGTATGGCCTTTTCGGTCTCATGATATCGATCCATTCACCTGACCCAAAAAACCACGATGCACTCACCGGTGTTGAAGGCTCCTTCGATCTTGCCTGCAAGACCGTCGGGCAGTGTCGTGCCGTGGGACTGACCGCTGCGATAAACAGCGTGCTTTCTGAAGAGGAGGTGCGCATCGGTGGTCTTGATCGGCTCATGTTCCTCGCAAGAAAGCTCGATGCCGATTTTGTCCAGCTCATTCATCCTAAACCGGCGGGCATGTGGCTCGGCCATAAGCAAGGTATGCAGACCGATCCAGGACTTATCGCCTTTATTCAGCAGGAACATATCCGCTACAACAGTCATCGTTATGCCGACTATCCCTCCTTAAGCGCCCAGGTTTTTGAGGAATCCGAGAAGACCTTCGGCTGTACTTCCGGCGGTATCGACCGCTTTTACGTGAACGCGAGCGGCGAGATCCAGCCTTGCGAGTTTCTCAACATCTCTTTTGGAAACGTCCGGGACGAACCTCTCACAACCGTATTCGCCCGTATGAGATCGGCTTACACAGAGCCATGCTGTGACTGGCTCTGTGTAAGCCAGGGGGAAAATATTTATCATCTGATGGAACGTTATGAGACGCACGTTACTCCTCTTCCCTGGACTATCGTCAGCAAACTTGTCAAAGAATGGCACAGAGGGAAACCCACGCCGCTGTACGAAAAACTGGGGATTTACCGATGA
- a CDS encoding diacylglycerol kinase family protein, which produces MKYRLVMNPSSRSGRGVRLWEAWRDRLARALIPYESFVTEKQGDACRLARECEGESVVVAVGGDGTINEVLDGILQSGNPGLQMGVLYAGTSPDFCRFQRIPVDCEEALDTLLKGNITEVDVCRIRYTDEKGNNITAHFGCSSNIGMGAAVARSANQMRRSLGDTLGTGAALLKTIFSSRPADLDMIIDGEPVSLAKVNNLSVIKNPYLASGLKLDLSVRPDDGNLWVMGLYGKSRSGFLRLLPGWYTGSVVRYPGIYLRKMRTIKVTAAPRQEIEFDGDPRGRLPAEIELLPKALRLRGASYERA; this is translated from the coding sequence ATGAAGTATCGTCTGGTCATGAACCCGTCTTCCCGCTCAGGCAGGGGCGTTCGACTCTGGGAGGCATGGAGGGACCGTCTTGCAAGGGCTTTAATCCCCTATGAATCCTTTGTCACGGAAAAGCAGGGAGATGCATGTCGGCTGGCCAGGGAATGCGAGGGGGAATCCGTGGTCGTCGCAGTGGGAGGCGATGGCACCATCAATGAAGTTTTGGATGGGATCCTGCAATCAGGGAACCCCGGCCTGCAGATGGGTGTGCTCTACGCGGGCACGAGTCCCGATTTCTGCAGATTTCAGCGTATTCCGGTGGATTGCGAAGAAGCACTGGACACGTTGCTCAAAGGCAATATAACTGAGGTTGATGTGTGCCGGATACGGTATACCGATGAAAAAGGGAATAATATCACGGCCCATTTCGGGTGCAGCAGCAATATCGGCATGGGTGCTGCAGTTGCCCGCTCTGCCAATCAAATGCGGCGATCTTTGGGTGATACGCTCGGTACCGGCGCCGCTCTCCTGAAGACCATCTTCAGCAGCCGGCCCGCGGATCTGGACATGATAATCGACGGGGAACCCGTGTCTCTGGCAAAGGTCAACAACCTCTCCGTGATCAAGAACCCTTATCTGGCATCGGGACTGAAACTGGATTTAAGCGTGAGACCTGACGATGGGAATCTATGGGTGATGGGTCTTTACGGAAAAAGCAGGTCAGGCTTTCTGCGGCTTTTGCCGGGCTGGTACACCGGGTCTGTTGTTCGTTATCCCGGAATTTATCTCAGGAAGATGCGTACAATCAAAGTCACTGCCGCCCCGAGGCAGGAAATAGAATTCGACGGCGATCCACGCGGGCGCCTGCCTGCAGAGATCGAATTATTACCCAAAGCGCTACGACTGAGGGGCGCCTCCTATGAAAGAGCATGA
- a CDS encoding AIR synthase related protein, with protein sequence MKEHEWIGLITHGLKRDARQRNRLFECDAEILEMNGQLWALTLDQFSPEEDMFSSEEPEILGANLATATISDLFAAGAMPEFFLQGLTICHSADKVFVRRLAQGIVSVLSSVGCALCGGDLGEAEQWRFSGFAMGRVRDNKPLSRILPERSHSIWVTGNFGDANLAVLEKGPTPVFEVRNREAQVIHKYGTACIDTSGGLVDALWWLHTLNPDTRFEIDLNRIPLASGVREAGKAEVPIEAFLLGGAGEYELLFSVPEPITSEIQDALQTIQTIRIGEVYPRSHAGLYFRKQGVVVSRMETEPPCPRENLNREAYIQSVLSVARKLAGE encoded by the coding sequence ATGAAAGAGCATGAATGGATCGGACTCATTACACATGGATTGAAACGCGATGCACGTCAAAGAAACAGGCTCTTTGAATGCGATGCCGAGATCCTCGAAATGAACGGGCAGTTGTGGGCATTAACGCTCGACCAGTTCTCACCTGAAGAAGACATGTTTTCTTCTGAAGAACCGGAAATTCTCGGGGCCAATCTTGCGACGGCAACCATCAGTGATCTTTTCGCTGCCGGAGCAATGCCTGAGTTTTTTCTGCAGGGACTCACCATCTGTCACAGCGCCGACAAGGTGTTTGTCCGCCGATTGGCTCAAGGGATCGTAAGCGTTTTATCGAGTGTCGGCTGCGCCTTGTGCGGAGGAGACCTTGGAGAGGCCGAACAATGGCGGTTCAGCGGCTTTGCCATGGGTCGTGTTCGAGACAACAAACCTCTGTCCCGTATTTTACCCGAACGATCTCATTCCATCTGGGTTACGGGAAACTTCGGAGACGCCAACCTTGCAGTCCTTGAGAAAGGACCGACCCCCGTGTTTGAAGTCCGCAACAGGGAGGCTCAAGTCATTCACAAATATGGCACCGCCTGCATAGACACAAGCGGCGGTCTTGTGGATGCGCTGTGGTGGTTGCATACGCTCAATCCGGATACGCGCTTCGAGATCGATCTCAATCGCATCCCTCTGGCAAGCGGTGTCCGGGAGGCGGGAAAAGCCGAAGTTCCGATAGAAGCCTTTCTATTAGGCGGTGCTGGAGAATATGAACTCCTCTTCAGTGTGCCTGAGCCTATTACGTCTGAGATCCAGGATGCTTTGCAGACGATTCAGACAATTCGTATCGGAGAAGTGTACCCGCGTAGCCACGCCGGTCTGTATTTTCGGAAACAGGGTGTAGTTGTCTCCAGGATGGAGACTGAACCTCCGTGTCCCAGGGAGAACTTGAATCGGGAAGCCTATATTCAATCCGTCCTGAGCGTGGCGAGAAAGCTGGCCGGAGAATAA
- a CDS encoding NADH:flavin oxidoreductase, with translation MNYNPLFKQLNLRNIVLKNRIIRSATYEGWGDPTGVPQPGLGDLYATLARGGVGALITGFVYVSAEGRAMQKRQCAMDRDAMIEPWRQIVGRAKEAAADLKIFMQLAHTGRQTRREITGREVLGVSSKKCSYFRQSVRPLDTREISRIIDDFAQAARRAQQAGFDGIQIHAAHGYLIHQFLSPLTNRRRDEWADRPLFLEQIVKHIRGHCGSGFPVLVKLSAMEDTECGIRLSDTIQTIERLKPLQVDAWEISYGTMEYALNIIRGALPWDTAFEINPLLSGIPKWLRTVWKKCFMRQYVKRIMPFSEGYNIPSAAEIKRRTGETVLAVGGLHSASVMRDSLTLHGLDAVCICRPLICEPDFPEKIRLKSSNQSACTKCNLCLIHCDGTTPLRCYGTSVRKHGD, from the coding sequence ATGAATTACAATCCTCTTTTTAAGCAGCTTAATTTACGAAACATAGTCTTAAAAAACAGGATTATTCGTTCCGCTACCTATGAAGGCTGGGGAGATCCGACCGGCGTCCCGCAACCCGGATTGGGTGATCTTTACGCCACACTTGCGCGGGGCGGAGTAGGCGCTCTGATTACGGGATTCGTTTATGTCTCAGCGGAAGGCCGGGCCATGCAGAAAAGACAGTGCGCTATGGACCGTGATGCAATGATCGAACCCTGGCGGCAGATAGTAGGCAGAGCAAAAGAGGCGGCAGCCGATTTGAAGATCTTCATGCAACTCGCCCATACAGGCCGGCAGACAAGAAGAGAAATAACGGGGCGAGAAGTACTCGGCGTTTCGTCAAAAAAATGCTCCTATTTCAGGCAAAGTGTCAGGCCACTCGACACGAGGGAAATATCTAGGATCATCGACGATTTCGCGCAAGCGGCCAGGCGGGCGCAGCAAGCTGGATTTGACGGTATTCAAATCCATGCGGCTCACGGTTATCTGATTCATCAGTTTTTATCGCCATTAACCAACCGGAGAAGGGACGAGTGGGCAGACAGGCCCTTATTTCTGGAGCAGATCGTCAAGCATATCAGGGGACATTGCGGCTCAGGCTTCCCCGTGCTCGTGAAGTTGAGCGCCATGGAAGACACCGAATGCGGCATCCGTTTGTCAGATACCATTCAAACCATTGAGCGCTTAAAACCTTTGCAGGTCGATGCCTGGGAGATAAGTTACGGCACCATGGAGTATGCACTGAATATCATTCGGGGAGCTTTGCCCTGGGATACGGCCTTTGAAATCAATCCACTTCTGTCCGGTATTCCCAAATGGCTGCGTACGGTCTGGAAAAAATGTTTCATGCGACAATACGTGAAAAGAATCATGCCCTTTTCGGAGGGATACAATATACCTTCGGCAGCGGAAATAAAAAGGCGAACCGGCGAAACCGTACTGGCAGTGGGAGGATTACATTCCGCGTCAGTCATGCGCGATAGTCTTACCCTGCATGGCCTCGATGCGGTTTGTATTTGTCGCCCGCTGATTTGCGAGCCGGATTTTCCCGAAAAGATCCGTCTCAAGTCTTCGAACCAGTCAGCCTGTACAAAATGCAATCTTTGTTTGATTCATTGCGATGGCACGACGCCGCTGCGCTGCTACGGCACAAGCGTAAGAAAGCATGGTGACTGA